CCCACGCGTAAAAGACTCGAATAGGCCGCCCGCGATGCTGGATGCGCAATTCGCGCATGCGACCATGCCGCGAGTTCTTCACATCCGAGCTGTGCGGATAGCCCAGCGCCGGTCCGCGCTCTTCGAGCAGACCAACGGATGCCGTTATCGATTCCTGCTCGTCCTCGTCCAGTTCGAGCCACCAGGCTTCAAACTCATCGGTGTATTCGACTTCCCAAGCCATCTCATAGGGTCTCCGGCCCGTGATCCAAAGTCGCTTGCCGACCTGCTACAGCTAATGCATGTCAGTGCATATGCAGTATAATGCATGTTACGAGATGCGGCAGTGGCTTACTAGTCGGTCAAGCCTGGGGACCGTTGGGGACCGTTGACGCTCGATTTTGCGCTAATTCGTTAGCGCGTACCGAAGCAAGCTGGCCGTCCGCCGCAGAAAATCAACGACTTACGCAACGACCCCCTTAGCTTCGCCACGCTTCCCAAGCTGGACGTCGTGGGTTCGAGTCCCATCGCCCGCTCTTCACGAGAGCTATATGTACCCCCTGGACCGCTCCTCGCGGACTCAGGGGGTTCGTGTTTCTCGGATAGTAAGCTCGGC
The nucleotide sequence above comes from Gemmatimonadaceae bacterium. Encoded proteins:
- a CDS encoding type II toxin-antitoxin system RelE/ParE family toxin yields the protein MAWEVEYTDEFEAWWLELDEDEQESITASVGLLEERGPALGYPHSSDVKNSRHGRMRELRIQHRGRPIRVFYAWDPRRVCLLLIGGDKTGDDRFYERMIAHADDLYDEHLEALSRKDGNYEGTGQGP